The genomic DNA GAACTGTTAGTGTAGTAACTTGTCAAAATGATGAAACATCAATCTTAATTTACTGGAGGTACAATATAAACTCTTAATGTGATCAATAGCAACATCATGCACTAAGCCATTACTGTATTAGACTTGTTGGACTGTAGAGGTTTTTGACCATttgatatttttaaaatgttcttaagCTATAATATAAATTGTAGTTAGAAATACACCATCAGTTGAAAATGGTACAATACCATTCAAAGTAATAACTGCAGGTAAACGGTTTTGGTGTACATTATCTGGTAGTTTCACAACagatttaaattacattttgagcCTTTTAGATTTTGCAGTATACTGCATCATCGGCTAAAGATTGCACCTTATTTTAACCTATATTACTGAAGAAATCAACTCATCAGGGGGCGAGAAGCAAAGACCAAGATACTGTGCATCAGAAGGTTACATATAAAGCTCACAGCCAAGTGAATTAAGTACCTATTTACTAAACTACTGCAGTTGTGCTTTTGAACTCTTGCAGTCTCCCTGCATAATATTGTGCATGCACACAGCTCCACCTTCCTCAGCAGGGCTTCCGCAGAGCTCATGAGTTGTGCCTCTCTAGGGTTATTATTTACTATTCTGGTAAATGATAGTGTTGAGCAACACAGAAACATTACATGAAGCAGGACTGGATCATTTTGTGAACACtgacacatgtaaacaaactcaAAACTTGGCACAAACATAATCGAGTGCAATCTCAGGTTCAACTCTGCCGGGTGAGAAAGCAGCGACTGTCCACAGACCAGTGACGCATCGGGATCTTCAAACACTGATCTTCTTGTCAAAGTGGCCAAACCTACCACACGCGGCTTGAATATAGCAGAAATTCTGCTGGTAGCCATCTCTGATTTCCCATCCTGACAGAGTAACGCATCAATGTACatgaataatagaataaagtggtGAGAAAAGAGCAGTCCTCATAGAAAAAAAACCGTGGTACGCTGAAGAGGAAGAATGGGAGCAGGTTGCTGATGTTCTGGCTAGACGGGCCCCGGCTGCTGATGGTGAACTGGAGCTGCCTTTATTCAGGGTCTTTGCCTCAGTGTGTCCGACCAGACTCCTACTGGGTGCATCTCCACAGTGTTAAAGGAAGGGTGTTATTGTGTAAAAGCAGACATTTTGCACGTATAGCGAGTCTCGATTGTTCCCAGTTGTCTTTCTCGCAGAATGAGAAAATACATATCTAAAAGGTGTATTCACACAGGACTATTATTATGTGTGGGCCTCCGGCTGTGTAATGTGTCAAAAGTCTTCTGCCAAACTTGCAGTGAACAAAActgtcactttgttttttcTATGAACCATATGTCCAGAATTATGGTcaaatatttatgtttaatatagGAGTAAAAAAGTAAGTGTCCATAAAACGTTATTTTACAACCATCTCGAGTCCTGAGGTGTGTCCTGCTGTGCTCTGCAGGAAAACAGAACTTGAGCTTATATTAAACACCGCCAGgccattttcttttgattaCTTCCTTGTTTTACAGCTACTCTTGCCTCTTAATTcaggaacaaaaacataatacaaGGGGAGTGCCCACtttgtatgaaaacaaaaaaaagatactttACACAAAATAGAAATTTCTTTGATACTTGTTGAAAATGACGAAATAGCTAgtttaaatctttaaaatggTAATTTGAGTATGATTTGCTACCAATAAATCATTCAATCCTTTTGAAACATCAGTAATACGATCATAAATAATTGAGTCCATCACTGAAAAGACCGTCAGCTTCTAGCAGACACTACTCAGCATTTTACATCGTAAACCACCTGGTAAAAACACTGGATTGCTATGGTctcaaaaagaggaagaggacgttgTTCTTCCAGAGCAGATTCATCAAAAGCTTTCAGAGTGTTAATTGGTGATGGTGAACGAAGTAAAAACCTGTTGTAAATATCATATCATCCTCTTCAGGGGCTGAAGGACATGCAGCTGCTGGGAACTCGGCTATGGGAAAACAAGTCGTGGCCAGTTAGATCACACGGTCAACTGTTTATGATAAGCATACCAAGATCGCAGTGTTaatgtgactttttattttgcacatAACACCGAAAAGAGGTTTGTGATAGCTGTCGTTTACCTGCACTGATCTTAAAAACACAGATCCATGAAGGTAAACACCGGTATATTTTCTTACACATTGCTTTGATTGTTGCTCTGCCGATAAACCAGTAAAACACAAATCAAGGCCACACGGGTGGAACCAGAGCCGACTGTGGAGATGCAGCCCAACTGCTGCTGTGGCTATTTGTCGATGAGTTTTGCCAAGCTCTGTCTCAAGTCGTTCAGGTCGCAGATTTTGACGTCAAGGACGTCGATGACGCGTCGGACCTCGACCTCCGCCTGGTTCTGCTCCTCCCGGTTAGACGCCAGCGTCTTTTCAGCACTCTGGACCCGTTCCTCCAAGTCGCTGTTTTGTCTCTCCAGATCCTACAGACACATTAACTGTAAATACTGTTGGCCAAATTGTATCCTTTCTCCTTTTGTGACATTAGCATGAGCAACCTTTGCTCCTAAATgtttataatacatttgtttgtggaaTACACCTTGCCGAGTAGTACTGTTATTCACTACGCCTTAAGTTGACTGTTTCCTTCTGTTCTTTTTGCTACATCTGTCCATAAATATTCCCTGATTATTAAGTGGGACAGAGGGCTAACAATAATACAGATTTGCTTAACATTTCTCTGTCTAAAGTTGGGCAAACAAGATGGACAAAAAGTACTTTGAAATCAGGacattttacacaaatgttTATATCTGCAAAAATAATGAGTAAGATGTATCCAAGTGCATGCCTTTACTCTGTCTGTacagtatttgtgtatttctgttaatttaaatttaaatatgtattgtaaTCCAAGCTCCACCTTTCTTTGTTTCATAGCCAGGCacatgccttttttaaaataaagttaaatgagAGTGTTATAACAGGCTTATTTGCTTTAAAATTGTTTATACCACAAGTTTAAATGTGCAATTGTGTGCTTTATGAGACCATTATGTATGCCAAATGCACCCATGAATATATTATGAAATGAACACAAGGACAGAACAGGtcaaatatgaatatacataaTTCAAAACTGACACCACttcttaaaataataaaggaCCTAATTAAGGCTATGCAATATGCATCAAGTACAATCTCCTGCATTAGCATGTCGGCCCAATACGGTGTTTTCTCAGTTCTCTTGAACTGAGCGGTCTCTGATTGGAGAACATCAGAAACCGTTTGTAAGCCGGTCAGCACTCTGCAgtatttctgtgtttcttaCTAGAAGGAAGCTTCAAGACAACAGATATCAAACGGACTGAGACCTCAACATGAtggggaaatgtaaaaaaaaaaaagtaacatggCGAAGACAAAATACACCGTGAATATTTCTGCTATGAATATCTGCGGAGTAGAAAACAGATTGTACTAgtagagggaaaaaaaatcatctcaaaatataataaaaataattcaagcatcaatggcaaaataaaaaagaatgtcTCCGCTCAAAGTGAAGATGAAATGCTTTTATCTACCTTCCTCTTTCAAGTGTGAGGACTTCTTAAGACCTTGACATACAGCAGCTAAGTTTCTTCTCAAAGATGATATAAAGAAACTAATTAGCTAATTTTCTAATAAAGTATGTGCCAATTCCCAGTAACAGGTTGACTGCAACATGATGTTGGACGGAAGGCAACAACACAGTTGTCATCTTACCTGAAGTCTCTGCatggcctcctctctctctttctccagctcACCCACATCTGTTTTTTTGCTCTGTAGATTGCAAAtttcctataaaaaaaaaaaacagtaattcCAAACTATCACAACAACACGTTCACGCCGCTTTACCACACATACACCATCCTCGTTTATCAGATCACGGGACATTTGTCACCCAAATACTTCATGTGGTTCTAAAAGAGGCCTTTATCAGGCTGGTGATAAGCTGTGTGACACCCTGATGTTTCCAGGGAGGGGGGATTCAGCCACTGTGAAAACCACTGTGACCTTGCACGAATCCTGTTGCCAGAACTTGAACTTGTTTGATTATGTTAATAAGGCTGGAAGACCGCAGCGACTTTGATATGCGTTTCATTTATCCAGAGAAAATGGGCTTTGGCTGAGCGTGCCCAGCATGCATTTGATTTAGCTCAAACGGAGACAAAATATTCACAAGATGATACTCTTGGCATCATATTAAAGCCCAGCTTGGAATCAGTTATGAAGACGAGTCAGAATCCTGATTTCACTTAACATGTAGTTGGCAGCTCTGGACATCCGCATCTTTTCTTATCTCGTATTAATCCTGTGATGCTGTGGTATTTTATAAAAGCTCTCTTTGTCTGACCAAACTAAATGATCCACAAAAACTATTACAGCGCTGTGAAGATAAATTAAGgatttaataacaataaacactAGAAGGGTATaagtaacacacaaaaaagcacatTCTCTTCTCAACATTCTGCTGAGTATTTGCCTCTTGGTGGAGATAAAAACAAGATTACTGAACCAGAAAGATCTAATTCAAAGCCTTAAAGGGCCGGTGTGTAGCATTAAGGGGGATCTATTGGCTGAAATGGAATATCAtattaaaaaagtgtgttttctttcatataTAGTCACCTGAAAATacgaattgttgtgttttttgttaccTTAGATTGGGTCCGCTATGTTGCatcgccatgtttctacagtagcctcGAACAGGCGGCTAAATTACCGATCCTGCTGTGGCGAAGACATGACCCGCtccactctgcctctgattggctagtacttCTTGCCTTAATTGGTTTGATTGATTAGGTTAGGCATGAGTGAGAATGGTTAGAGTAAgtcaatcagaggcagagtcgGGCGGATCCTGCCTTCCCCATAGCAGGATTTGTAAACCCCCGGCTCTAGAAAGAGCCATTTGCGTCGCGGTCTGCCAACACGTTGGCACACTGGAGAAGTTTCTGTTTGCTGCAATCAGCAACCTCACCGCTAGATGCCACCAGATCCTACTCACTGGCCCTTTAAAGATGAATTAGAGAATAAATACTCCAACTAGCATTGGCACTTTTCCAGCTGACCTGGCTTAATACATTCACTAACAGTTTTACtgaatttttttcttcttcttttttcctagTATAAATGAACATCAGATGGAGATTGAGGCTCTATATTCACAAACCGAAAAAACAATCATAATCCAGTTAAATACTGGCAATATATCATGTGAGCTGGTGTATGAGTCGGCTGCATGTGCACACCTTTAGGATGCTAGATGGATTTGGACAGTGTGTAATGGGTGGACTGAACTGGTGTCTTGCCTGATCTTTGGCACTCAGCAGGGCTTCCAGCTCCTCCATTGATCGACTCAGCTCCTCTCCAACCGCCTGACCAGCAGCAGGAGGCCCCAGCTGGGCCTCTAGCTCTGCCACctggaacacacaaacacaccattaATATATACTTATtaacataacaaaaacacattttacaagatAACAAGAGTTGACAGTCATGCTAGCAGCGCTGTGAGGCTGCACTTCAATCCATCAAATAGTTATTAAAACATTGTCCTCAAAACCACAACTATCAACCACAAGGGAGGGTGGACTGGAGAAAGAGATCATGGAGGCAGGGCGAGCTACATTATTAAGGGCCTGGGAGTTGGTAAGAGTACAATATTCAGCCCTCAGAAGTCATGGAGAACTGGGGAATTATGGTCTGTGGATGAGGTGCATTTGAACAAGTACACAGGTcatattaaatataacaaaattgatataaaataaagtattctTTGTAAACAACATAGTTCTCCTGATTAATGACAGTCAGCAGTAGACTGGACGTATCCAAAGCATGAATTGTTAAACAAGATGTTAAAAAACTGTTCATCTTGCTGTTATAGTGAAGCACAGAGGTTCTTTCACATTACATTAGTTTAAAATTAATTCTGATCCTAAAAAAAATGATACAAAAATCACTTCTGGAGTTAGAAAATCTATTAGAATTATcttaataattattttagtcTGAAGCTGGTCTGTCCAGATTTCATGAGAATATGTAATCAGGATTTCACTCATTTGCTAATGGACGAACAGGAGAAAAATGAGAAAGTGCTTGTTGCGGGTACAAAGAAAAAGGGTCAACAGAAATCCATTATAATGAGGAGAATGATGTACTAGCATCTCATTATAGCAGTTATCTAATGAAAGGCGTGTATTAACCTAATGTATGGTGTCATTTTATAAATCCAGAGAACACCCTATGACGTGtgccacacacatacatttattttctttctctaaatGGGGCAAAAAGAGGGCGGGCAGTATATGGTGTCCTGTAacgctccccctccccctcctctgaaaagaaaaaaacatccctgTTCCCCTCATCACACTGTTGCCAAACCCTGGGGGCCTGCTCTACTTCCTGCCACCTGGTTGACTTTGCtgcagagtgagtgtgtgtttgggggggtaACCTTCACCTGGACTCGTAGAGATAGATGAAACCACAACGTtggctaaaaataaaaaagggccaGTTTTCTGTCACTGGCGGTTATAGTTTCATTGCAGACCGGTTGCGGCGGCACTTAATTCTGTCGCGTTGAAGGCGGCTTGTTAAGCTTGACCAAGGGCATGATTTTGTCCCTCTAAATTAAAGATGAAATGCATGCGTTCTGGCCCTGCGATTATCACGGGAGCCCGTCAACAGAAATATCCTAAGAAGGGGGCTGGATGAAAAATGCATCTGCAGTTTGGAAGAGACCAAGTCTGTGTGGGGATTTCAGTGCGATAGTTATAGATGTCTGAATAAAAGAATCTGCATAATATCTATCTAGTTTCTATCAGAGTGGTCACGTAGTGAGAAAATGTTTCGTAGAACAAAAACATATGCAGTATTTCTGCTTTGATTTTAATAGACACCATATGTCATTGTAAACCATATGCATACACATTCAGGTGTGATAGTTTGGTCAAAATATTTACCCTGATAATACGCAATGTTTAATAAACGGCAATACAAATTAAAGTGAATTTACTGCCATCTACTGCATATCTAGTTTATAATTCCCTCAGTAATGCATACTGTAAATGATAATTACCAGTTTACTTATATACTATATATCAGGTTTATAATATCCAAACTACATTGAGTGCAGGGACGTGCGGTCAGGTGAGGCAGAGCCTCGGCTTTAGGCTTGTTCTGCCGTTGCTCTTCTCCTACACTTTTATAACTAAAAGATAAGGAGGACTTTGTCCAGAAGGATAGACAAATGGACTTaatttacaagtaaaagtaaGACCATGCATACCCTGCAGTAGGCTATATggcctattttattttttttattaaaattagTATGAATTGTGGAATTGCGATGGCAAATTAATAGCAGACAGAGGGTGCAGAGGAAATACGCTCTTACTTTTCTCTGAGTCACTATACATTGGTATTccttacctgtgtgtgtgtgtgtgtgtgtgtgtgtgtataaagaatgctgatatgaaatatgaaaaacaaccagtagtcaTTGTGCAAGCTGCCAATTGAATGGTGATTTAAGCTCCTCCATTGggttcatatatttgtaaatatgactGGAAGAGTCAGTGCCTCAGAAGTCACAAAGTCACCGCACATCACTGGTGCAGTGGCTGTAAATGCCCTCAATACAAGATGGGAATGTGACAAATAAGTTTACAGTGCGACTTGTTTTGGAGAGTTTGGCCTTATATTTTATCCGTTGGATGTGAAGTGGATTGATAGAAAGCAGAGCATCACATAACGCAGCGCTGATATGAGAACGCTCAACTCAGCACAGTGAAATGAAATAAGAAGTCTATGCAGGTTTATCCTGTTTTATGCAAGTTGCCATCTTTGTATTTCAGTGAATTACCTTATGATGCTTTGGAAACTAAAGCGCTGACTGTTGGACCACCTCCTGCTACACAGtcaaaacaatacaacagaaAATACTCGTTTCTGATTCATTTTCAGGTAAAACCATAGTTCCAGTTCTAGTCAAATATTGATTAATACGCTACTCAAGTCCATTTACATgaataatagtaaaaaaaaagaaggctatAAATATCTACAAATACCAACATAAATGTGGATCTTCGATTCCAAttgcaaaaattaaaaaagccatgaaaggaaaaaaggtgACCTCATTATtaatgtagtttattttgaactGCAGGTTCAGCCACAACACTGATGCTCAATGCTATTCTCTCTGGTGAAAGTAAGTTTAAATGGGTCAAACTGATTATAAACAATTGAATTATGGCCTTTGACTAGGTTTGATGCTACACTTTGAAGTGTccccaattaaaaaaacaagtctccTCATAACTGGGACAGCATTATAATTTAGATGGCTTATTGCAAACTGAGCTGCTAGTGGTGTGTCAGTTGCAACCACAAATGATGGGATGGTGCAAGAATAAATGCTATAGAATAGGCACAACATAGCCTCAGAAAGGCCCACTGAGTGGATCAGCAGCACCTCAACACTGTCCTTCCTGACCAATGAATTCGTCACCTGCTCTCTGAGGCGATCGGTCTCCTCCTGGTATTCAGCCAACTGCTTCTTCCACTGCTCCACGCTGCCGTTGGCTTCTTGCAGTGCTTCCACCAACTTGGAGTTACTGTCCTGCAGGGTGAAAAGCTCAGCCTCCAGGTTTATCTCACACATGGACCTGAGGGGAAGTCATGAAAACACACCGACTTAACTTAATGTCGCCATTATTCATTTCCATGTGGTGCTGCGGTTGGTTTATCAGAGCTTCTTATCTGAAAACACCCCATTAGCATTTCACAGTCATTTGAAttgttgttaaaatataaactattgattagtgcagctttaaagacaTGTTGCTGGTTGACTGAGAGAGAAGCACTGCTGGTGAGGAAGATGCAGAAGATAATGAGGTTATGATATCATGCTGCACCAGCTGTTTGGAggaattattatattttaaggaACCATTAAGTCAAGTATTTTAATGTGTTCAGAGaagtctctctgtcttttttatttatttgcacaacagagataaatgaatatcacagtgcaggaagagacaaaaagccaactgggcttatttgaagcctccacctatataatatttaacattttacaaaattacaaacataaaatgaaaaattaatttgaatattaTTACTCAGATATTTCTCCTTGTCATTCATGTCTTTGAGAGCAACCCTGCACAAGGCTAACTGGGATACAGAAGAAATAAACCAACTCAAGTGACGTGTTATCCATTATCAACATGTTGGACAGACGGATCGGGTCCTGTGTGCCAGTAAAGGTCAGGATTCAGTATTCAATAAACCAGAGAGATTTCACACCATGACGACCAAACTAACAGCTTGGCATCCATAAATCTACTCACCATAGCAACAGGAGAAAAAAATCCTGCGTAGGCTTATGACAATCCTCAAATAAAACCGTTGGGATAAGAGGTTGTAAAGCAGCTGGGTAGGAATGTTTTGCTTCCTGGTCTCAGATGGAAGGTTGAGTAATCAATAATGAGCTCCATGATGACGATAATAAGAATCAGCGAAATTCTGTGCTAGTTAGACCTGGCTGGTCTTAAGACATggacacacaattacacaccaACACTAATGCAGAACCAGGCAGAAGACACTTTTTGCTTTGCTGGAAAAGCGTTTTCAGATCGACTCACTGCTGATCTTCTAGTTTATCAACGCTGTTATTTTTCTCCAGAGCTTAAAGTGAGCTGTC from Cyclopterus lumpus isolate fCycLum1 chromosome 4, fCycLum1.pri, whole genome shotgun sequence includes the following:
- the LOC117729359 gene encoding homer protein homolog 3-like isoform X3: MTFTKTSQKFGQWADSRANTVYGLGFSTEQQLQQFAEQFKEVKEAARLAREKSQERFELANPALNIAAPELSQDLSEERHSPPLLTVNGPGEEKLFRSKSAEVELTAEKERVKKMLSEGSMCEINLEAELFTLQDSNSKLVEALQEANGSVEQWKKQLAEYQEETDRLREQVAELEAQLGPPAAGQAVGEELSRSMEELEALLSAKDQEICNLQSKKTDVGELEKEREEAMQRLQDLERQNSDLEERVQSAEKTLASNREEQNQAEVEVRRVIDVLDVKICDLNDLRQSLAKLIDK